A stretch of Nonomuraea africana DNA encodes these proteins:
- the cydB gene encoding cytochrome d ubiquinol oxidase subunit II, translating to MIDLWFVIIAFLWTGYFVLEGFDFGVGMLSPFLGRNEGQRKQILQTIGPVWDGNEVWLITAVGAMFAAFPAWYAGFLSSFYLPLTLVLAGLIVRGVALEWRGKLEHSADRAWADVGIAAGSALPAFLWGAVFGDVLLDSGVAALVGGAFSLAVCLLHGAVFLALRTEGVVRRRARAAAMGAIVAVIPLAIVALPSIPREGDAAVWIAAGGAMALLAAGGSLIWRRREGWAFAATAGAIALASAALFGTLAGAPLPGLTLAEAASGPYTLNVLTWIGLAVLPFVLGYQGWTYWVFRKRISAPGGAAQVQGAQAGIGQ from the coding sequence GTGATAGATCTGTGGTTCGTCATCATCGCCTTTCTCTGGACCGGCTACTTCGTCCTGGAGGGCTTCGACTTCGGGGTCGGCATGCTGTCGCCGTTCCTCGGCAGGAACGAGGGCCAGCGCAAGCAGATCCTGCAGACCATCGGCCCGGTGTGGGACGGCAACGAGGTCTGGCTGATCACCGCCGTGGGCGCGATGTTCGCCGCCTTCCCCGCCTGGTACGCCGGTTTCCTCAGCTCCTTCTACCTGCCGCTCACGCTGGTGCTGGCCGGGCTGATCGTGCGCGGCGTGGCCCTCGAGTGGCGCGGCAAGCTGGAGCACTCCGCCGACCGGGCGTGGGCCGACGTCGGCATCGCGGCCGGCAGCGCGCTGCCGGCCTTCCTCTGGGGCGCGGTCTTCGGCGACGTGCTGCTCGACAGCGGGGTGGCCGCGCTGGTGGGCGGCGCGTTCTCGCTGGCGGTCTGCCTGCTGCACGGCGCGGTGTTCCTGGCGCTCAGGACCGAGGGCGTGGTGCGGCGGCGGGCCCGCGCGGCCGCCATGGGCGCGATCGTCGCGGTCATCCCGCTGGCGATCGTGGCGCTGCCGTCCATCCCGCGCGAGGGCGACGCCGCTGTGTGGATCGCCGCGGGCGGCGCGATGGCGCTGCTGGCGGCGGGCGGCTCGCTGATCTGGCGGCGCAGGGAGGGCTGGGCCTTCGCCGCCACCGCGGGGGCGATCGCGCTGGCCTCTGCGGCGCTGTTCGGGACGCTGGCGGGCGCGCCGCTGCCGGGCCTGACACTGGCCGAGGCCGCGTCGGGCCCGTACACGCTGAACGTCCTGACCTGGATCGGCCTGGCCGTCCTGCCGTTCGTCCTGGGCTACCAGGGCTGGACGTACTGGGTGTTCAGGAAGCGGATCTCAGCTCCTGGCGGCGCCGCCCAGGTACAGGGCGCCCAGGCGGGGATCGGCCAGTAG
- a CDS encoding LacI family DNA-binding transcriptional regulator → MSDHPSPPRLIDVAEAAGVSLATASRALNDGTGVSATLAAHVKAVAAQVGYVPNSHARALAGGQAAIVGLIVHDVGDPYFGEIARGVLRETEKRGYMALISQTQRDPHAELSRIRSLRAHRVNAIVLAGSGYIGTAAEADIAAEVRSFTAAGGRVAVIGRHHLPVDAVLPDNVNGGVTIMKHLLDLGHRRIGVVAGPANLTTVEDRLSGLRAAASALLDWSAVPVIHGDFTREGGASSTARLLRRDPGLTAVVALNDPMAVGALSWLLNSGRRVPSDISIAGFDDIPVAADVYPRLTTVRLPMIAMGAQALELVLKPPASRPRRRRTGHELVLRASTAPPPR, encoded by the coding sequence ATGTCCGACCATCCTTCCCCGCCACGCCTCATCGACGTCGCCGAGGCCGCGGGCGTCTCCCTGGCCACCGCCTCCCGCGCGCTGAACGACGGCACCGGTGTCAGCGCCACCCTCGCGGCGCACGTCAAGGCGGTCGCCGCGCAGGTCGGCTACGTTCCCAACAGCCACGCCCGCGCCCTGGCCGGCGGGCAGGCGGCCATCGTCGGCCTGATCGTGCACGACGTCGGCGACCCGTACTTCGGCGAGATCGCCAGGGGCGTGCTGCGCGAGACGGAGAAACGCGGATACATGGCGCTGATCAGCCAGACCCAGCGCGACCCGCACGCCGAGCTGTCGCGCATCCGCAGCCTGCGCGCCCACCGCGTCAACGCCATCGTGCTGGCCGGATCCGGCTACATCGGCACGGCGGCCGAGGCCGACATCGCCGCGGAGGTCCGCTCCTTCACCGCGGCGGGCGGGCGCGTCGCCGTCATCGGCCGTCACCACCTGCCGGTCGACGCGGTGCTGCCCGACAACGTCAACGGCGGCGTGACGATCATGAAGCACCTCCTCGACCTGGGACATCGCCGCATCGGCGTCGTCGCGGGGCCGGCCAACCTCACCACCGTCGAGGACCGCCTGTCCGGGCTGCGGGCCGCCGCCTCCGCCCTCCTCGACTGGTCGGCCGTCCCCGTCATCCACGGCGACTTCACCAGGGAGGGCGGCGCCTCCTCGACCGCCCGCCTGCTGCGCCGCGACCCCGGCCTCACCGCCGTGGTGGCGTTGAACGACCCCATGGCCGTCGGCGCGCTCTCCTGGCTGCTGAACTCGGGGCGCAGGGTCCCGTCGGACATCTCCATCGCGGGGTTCGACGACATCCCCGTCGCCGCCGACGTCTACCCGCGGCTGACCACCGTCCGCCTGCCGATGATCGCCATGGGCGCCCAGGCCCTGGAACTCGTGCTCAAGCCGCCCGCCTCGCGGCCCCGGCGCCGCCGTACCGGCCACGAACTCGTGCTGCGCGCCTCCACCGCCCCTCCACCCCGCTGA
- a CDS encoding amino acid ABC transporter substrate-binding protein: MVSFRNSVAVLALSSLAISGCGGAAQEAAGPAATAAGPVKIGISLPLTGDFSEPGKGIQEGYQVWADMVNAKGGLLGRKVELIFRDDASDPNKVSSDYESLISQDKVNLVFGPFSSRLVIPAAQVAESYDMLFVEPAGAAKEVFEQGFKRLFYAAPASASDHYNYLAEYILALPADKRPKTAAYASLDDPFAMGTAYGLRDKLAAGGIKTVVDEVYPPETTDFAPIAAKIAAAKPDIVVGGTQFEDSVGLVRALQELGSQPKLAAFSTGPTLAEFPSAVKGAAEHIVSPVGWAVSSGFPGNDAFVKRYKEMFKTDANEDAANGFTVGQIVEAAVNAVKCVEPTEECQTKLADHIRQGTFETIVGPLSFDDQGRPEQAHMIQQYIDGKVEIVLPEGSKAQTAKLVYPKKEW, encoded by the coding sequence ATGGTCAGTTTCCGGAACAGTGTGGCAGTGCTGGCGCTCTCCAGCCTGGCGATCTCGGGCTGCGGCGGCGCCGCGCAGGAGGCGGCGGGCCCTGCCGCCACCGCCGCCGGCCCCGTGAAGATAGGCATCTCCCTGCCCCTGACGGGCGACTTCTCCGAGCCCGGCAAGGGCATCCAGGAGGGTTACCAGGTCTGGGCCGACATGGTCAACGCCAAGGGTGGCCTCCTCGGCAGGAAGGTCGAGCTGATCTTCCGTGACGACGCCTCCGACCCGAACAAGGTCAGCTCCGACTACGAGTCGCTCATCTCCCAGGACAAGGTGAACCTGGTCTTCGGCCCGTTCTCCTCGCGCCTGGTCATCCCCGCCGCGCAGGTCGCCGAGTCGTACGACATGCTCTTCGTCGAACCGGCCGGCGCCGCCAAGGAGGTCTTCGAGCAGGGCTTCAAGCGCCTGTTCTACGCCGCCCCGGCGAGCGCGAGCGACCACTACAACTACCTGGCCGAGTACATCCTCGCGCTGCCCGCCGACAAGAGGCCCAAGACCGCCGCCTACGCCAGTCTCGACGACCCGTTCGCCATGGGCACCGCCTACGGCCTGCGCGACAAGCTCGCCGCCGGCGGCATCAAGACCGTGGTCGACGAGGTCTACCCGCCGGAGACGACCGACTTCGCCCCCATCGCGGCCAAAATCGCGGCGGCGAAACCCGACATCGTCGTCGGCGGGACCCAGTTCGAGGACTCCGTCGGCCTGGTGCGCGCCCTGCAGGAGCTCGGCTCGCAACCCAAGCTGGCGGCCTTCTCCACCGGGCCGACGCTGGCGGAGTTCCCCTCCGCCGTGAAGGGCGCGGCCGAGCACATCGTCTCTCCCGTGGGGTGGGCGGTCTCCTCCGGCTTCCCCGGCAACGACGCGTTCGTCAAGCGCTACAAGGAGATGTTCAAGACCGACGCCAACGAGGACGCGGCCAACGGCTTCACCGTCGGGCAGATCGTCGAGGCGGCCGTCAACGCGGTCAAGTGCGTCGAGCCGACCGAGGAGTGCCAGACCAAGCTGGCCGACCACATCCGCCAGGGCACCTTCGAGACCATCGTCGGCCCGCTCTCCTTCGACGACCAGGGCCGGCCCGAGCAGGCCCACATGATCCAGCAGTACATCGACGGCAAGGTCGAGATCGTCCTGCCCGAGGGGTCGAAGGCGCAGACCGCCAAGCTCGTCTACCCGAAGAAGGAATGGTGA
- a CDS encoding branched-chain amino acid ABC transporter permease — translation MVTLLLQGLALGVLTGGLYALLASGLSLYFGVMRVVMVAHPAFLFLAAYLTYTLHTAFGLDPLLALPVTVPLFFVLGVAVQRLLVARLAPENLAMMSVLLTFGLALVIEGLLGTIYTGSYKSVSMDYATRSLTLGAVRLPYDRIVAFAVAALTLAALFAILLKSRFGRALRATIQHREAARLVGIRTERVTGYGFGVGLATAAVGGSVLALITPFFPAAHWAWIGKLMAIIVVGGLGSVLGAALAAVMLGVIESLVLVTVDATWATMMFYVFLFLTLIARPQGFFGGRLAQRF, via the coding sequence ATGGTGACCCTCCTCCTGCAGGGGCTGGCCCTGGGCGTGCTGACGGGCGGCCTGTACGCGCTGCTCGCCTCGGGCCTGTCGCTGTACTTCGGCGTGATGCGCGTGGTGATGGTGGCCCATCCCGCGTTCCTGTTCCTGGCCGCCTACCTGACCTACACCCTGCACACCGCCTTCGGCCTCGACCCGCTGCTGGCGCTGCCGGTCACGGTGCCGCTGTTCTTCGTGCTCGGGGTCGCGGTGCAGCGGCTGCTCGTGGCCAGGCTCGCGCCGGAGAACCTCGCGATGATGTCGGTGCTGCTCACCTTCGGGCTCGCGCTGGTCATCGAGGGGCTGCTCGGCACGATCTACACGGGCTCCTACAAGTCGGTCAGCATGGACTACGCCACCAGGTCGCTGACGCTGGGCGCGGTGCGGCTGCCGTACGACAGGATCGTGGCCTTCGCGGTGGCCGCGCTGACGCTGGCGGCGCTGTTCGCGATCCTGCTGAAGAGCAGGTTCGGGCGCGCCCTGCGCGCCACCATCCAGCACAGGGAGGCCGCGCGGCTGGTCGGCATCAGGACCGAGCGGGTCACGGGATACGGCTTCGGCGTCGGCCTGGCCACAGCGGCGGTCGGCGGCTCGGTGCTGGCGCTGATCACGCCGTTCTTCCCCGCCGCGCACTGGGCGTGGATCGGCAAGCTCATGGCGATCATCGTGGTCGGCGGGCTGGGCAGCGTGCTCGGCGCGGCGCTGGCGGCGGTGATGCTGGGCGTGATCGAGAGCCTGGTGCTGGTGACCGTCGACGCGACGTGGGCGACGATGATGTTCTACGTCTTCCTCTTCCTGACCCTCATCGCCCGCCCGCAGGGGTTCTTCGGAGGACGGCTTGCGCAACGCTTCTAG
- a CDS encoding ABC transporter ATP-binding protein — translation MSSLRTSGLTKSFGGVKAVDDVTVEIVEGKINGLIGPNGSGKTTFFNLVTGLIRPDSGRVFYRDRDITRYAPHRIAHVGLGRTFQLCRVFPRMTVMENMLVAVRRTGLRELLAGTHATSEVERARHWLTRMGIEHLERAEARNLSYGQQKLLELAAVFMGDPELVLLDEPAGGVNPALIERIVTLVRDLNAEGRTFLVVEHNMDMVMGMCDHVIVFDRGAPIAEGPPSAVRADPRVLEAYLGV, via the coding sequence GTGAGCTCGCTCAGGACCTCGGGGCTGACCAAGTCGTTCGGCGGCGTCAAGGCGGTCGACGACGTCACCGTGGAGATCGTCGAAGGGAAGATCAACGGCCTGATCGGCCCGAACGGCTCGGGCAAGACCACCTTCTTCAACCTCGTCACCGGCCTGATCAGGCCCGACTCCGGCCGGGTGTTCTACCGCGACCGCGACATCACCCGCTACGCGCCGCACCGCATCGCGCACGTGGGGCTGGGCCGTACCTTCCAGCTCTGCAGGGTCTTCCCCCGCATGACGGTGATGGAGAACATGCTGGTGGCGGTGCGCCGTACCGGCCTGCGCGAGCTGCTGGCCGGCACCCACGCCACGAGCGAGGTCGAGCGGGCCCGCCACTGGCTGACCCGCATGGGCATCGAGCACCTCGAACGCGCCGAGGCGCGCAACCTCTCCTACGGCCAGCAGAAGCTCCTCGAACTGGCCGCCGTCTTCATGGGCGACCCCGAACTGGTGCTGCTGGACGAGCCCGCGGGCGGCGTGAACCCCGCGCTGATCGAGCGCATCGTCACCCTGGTGCGCGACCTCAACGCCGAGGGCCGCACCTTCCTGGTCGTCGAGCACAACATGGACATGGTGATGGGCATGTGCGACCACGTGATCGTCTTCGACAGGGGAGCGCCGATCGCCGAGGGCCCGCCCTCGGCGGTCCGCGCCGACCCGCGCGTGCTGGAGGCCTACCTCGGTGTCTGA
- a CDS encoding ABC transporter ATP-binding protein: MSEIVLALNSLEAGYGRAALVLRGLSVTVAAGQVVCLVGPNGAGKSTVLKVASGLLAPRAGSVMLSGEDVTGLAPQDLLTRGLAHVLQGHSVFREMTVAENVLLGGFTVRDGALLARRAERVKELFPVVGERWGSIAGLLSGGQQKQVEFARALMLEPRVVLLDEPSMGLDPKTTQTVFDQIDLMRRTGVAVLLVEQNARRALEMADVGCVLDLGTVHISGPARDLLADPRLGALYLGGAARS; this comes from the coding sequence GTGTCTGAGATCGTGCTGGCTCTGAACAGCCTCGAGGCGGGATACGGCAGAGCCGCCCTCGTCCTGCGCGGCCTGTCGGTCACTGTCGCGGCCGGGCAGGTCGTCTGCCTGGTCGGGCCGAACGGCGCGGGCAAGTCCACCGTGCTCAAGGTCGCCAGCGGCCTGCTCGCCCCCCGCGCGGGAAGCGTAATGCTGTCCGGCGAGGACGTCACAGGCCTGGCGCCCCAGGACCTGCTGACCAGGGGTCTGGCCCACGTGCTGCAGGGCCACAGCGTCTTCCGCGAGATGACCGTGGCGGAGAACGTCCTGCTCGGCGGCTTCACCGTGCGCGACGGGGCGCTGCTGGCCCGGCGCGCCGAACGGGTCAAGGAGCTGTTCCCCGTCGTCGGCGAGCGCTGGGGGAGCATCGCCGGGCTGCTGTCGGGCGGCCAGCAGAAGCAGGTCGAGTTCGCCCGCGCGCTGATGCTGGAGCCCAGGGTGGTGCTGCTCGACGAGCCGTCGATGGGCCTCGACCCCAAGACCACCCAGACCGTCTTCGACCAGATCGACCTCATGCGCCGCACCGGCGTCGCCGTCCTGCTCGTGGAGCAGAACGCGCGGCGGGCCCTGGAGATGGCCGACGTCGGCTGCGTGCTCGACCTCGGCACCGTCCACATCTCCGGACCCGCTCGCGACCTACTGGCCGATCCCCGCCTGGGCGCCCTGTACCTGGGCGGCGCCGCCAGGAGCTGA
- a CDS encoding calcium-binding protein codes for MSALRLHVLVLATALCVASLAPPATAQVTTPATTPVTAESCVFGPPVVTAVDAGPNWAPVTPSRWHFPGDEVILAQAGVARPGPRRPFEYAVLTTGPAFGSVQIDAEVRLDTPTTVSNRDVIIVFGYRSDTEFYYVHLSQDNTIYPHNGIFVVNNADRLRIDHQWNGQVGASPAVTDAEWHRVRVRHCADTGQISVYVDGATEPLMTATDRTFDSGRVGFGSFDNIGRMRGMAVSGVPLCAGRPATVVGTAGRDLLTGTDGADVVAALGGDDLVRALDGDDVVCGGDGDDVVLAGDGADEVHGEAGRDVLNGQRGDDLLSGGPGHDVLVGGPGHDTLRDES; via the coding sequence ATGTCCGCCCTTCGCCTTCACGTCCTCGTCCTCGCGACGGCGTTATGCGTCGCCTCCCTCGCCCCTCCTGCGACCGCCCAGGTCACGACCCCCGCCACGACACCGGTCACCGCCGAGTCGTGCGTCTTCGGCCCTCCGGTCGTCACGGCGGTCGACGCGGGCCCGAACTGGGCGCCCGTCACCCCGTCCAGGTGGCACTTCCCCGGTGACGAGGTGATCCTCGCCCAGGCGGGCGTCGCCCGTCCGGGACCTCGCCGCCCGTTCGAGTACGCCGTGCTCACCACCGGACCGGCGTTCGGCTCCGTCCAGATCGACGCCGAGGTGCGACTCGACACCCCCACCACGGTCAGCAACCGCGATGTGATCATCGTGTTCGGCTACCGGTCGGACACGGAGTTCTACTACGTCCACCTGTCGCAGGACAACACCATCTACCCGCACAACGGCATCTTCGTGGTCAACAACGCCGACCGCCTGCGCATCGACCACCAGTGGAACGGCCAGGTGGGCGCTTCCCCCGCCGTGACCGACGCGGAGTGGCACCGGGTCCGCGTGCGCCACTGCGCCGACACGGGCCAGATCTCCGTCTACGTCGACGGCGCCACCGAGCCGCTGATGACGGCCACGGACCGGACCTTCGACTCCGGCCGGGTGGGCTTCGGCTCCTTCGACAACATCGGCAGGATGCGGGGCATGGCCGTCTCGGGCGTGCCCCTCTGCGCGGGCCGTCCCGCCACCGTCGTCGGTACGGCCGGCCGCGACCTGCTCACCGGCACCGACGGTGCCGACGTCGTCGCGGCGCTGGGCGGCGACGATCTCGTCCGCGCGCTGGACGGCGACGACGTCGTGTGCGGCGGCGACGGGGACGACGTCGTCCTCGCCGGCGACGGGGCCGACGAGGTCCACGGCGAGGCGGGACGCGACGTGCTCAACGGCCAGCGCGGCGACGACCTGCTGTCCGGCGGCCCCGGCCATGACGTCCTCGTGGGCGGCCCGGGCCACGACACCCTGCGCGACGAGTCCTGA
- a CDS encoding branched-chain amino acid ABC transporter permease: protein MRNASRYALLAAGVALALAYPWFVPNLYLLYAGVLTLMYAATATSWNILGGFTGYVSLGHSAFFGLGAYGTGLLMTRAGWSWIPALAGAALVVALFAAVIGVAAVRVRGASFVIVSIALVSMTNLLVQGWRSLTGGSTGLRVPSPFPDLNRGQSHFAFFYLFLGLLALVLLTWWFISRSRYGSGLRAIREDEDKAESLGVPTAAFKVAAYALSALFVALAGGLYALWFRSLDPIFVFSILIGSYMVLMSLLGGVRHLFGPLLGALIVTPAGEYFLVALGETQVHLAAAGLLLVLVVLFMPEGIIPAAARLVRKPQQASIREEAAR, encoded by the coding sequence TTGCGCAACGCTTCTAGATACGCGCTCCTGGCGGCGGGGGTGGCCCTCGCACTGGCCTACCCGTGGTTCGTGCCCAACCTCTACCTGCTGTACGCGGGCGTGCTGACGCTGATGTACGCCGCGACCGCCACGTCGTGGAACATCCTCGGCGGCTTCACCGGCTACGTCTCGCTCGGCCACTCGGCCTTCTTCGGCCTCGGCGCGTACGGCACCGGCCTGCTCATGACCCGCGCCGGCTGGTCGTGGATCCCCGCGCTGGCTGGTGCGGCGCTCGTCGTCGCGCTGTTCGCCGCGGTGATCGGCGTCGCGGCGGTCAGGGTGCGCGGCGCGTCGTTCGTGATCGTGTCGATCGCGCTGGTGTCGATGACGAACCTGCTGGTGCAGGGCTGGCGGTCGCTCACCGGCGGCTCGACCGGCCTGCGGGTCCCCTCGCCCTTCCCCGACCTGAACAGGGGGCAGAGCCACTTCGCCTTCTTCTACCTGTTCCTGGGGCTGCTCGCGCTGGTGCTGCTGACCTGGTGGTTCATCTCCAGGTCCCGGTACGGCAGCGGCCTGCGCGCCATCAGGGAGGACGAGGACAAGGCCGAGTCGCTCGGCGTGCCCACGGCCGCCTTCAAGGTCGCGGCCTACGCGCTGTCGGCGCTGTTCGTGGCGCTGGCGGGCGGGCTCTACGCGCTGTGGTTCCGCAGCCTCGACCCGATCTTCGTCTTCTCCATCCTGATCGGCTCCTACATGGTGCTGATGAGCCTGCTCGGCGGCGTCCGCCACCTGTTCGGCCCGCTGCTCGGCGCACTCATCGTGACCCCGGCGGGGGAGTACTTCCTGGTCGCGCTCGGCGAGACGCAGGTCCACCTGGCGGCGGCCGGGCTGCTGCTGGTGCTGGTCGTGCTCTTCATGCCCGAGGGCATCATCCCCGCCGCCGCGCGGCTGGTCAGGAAACCCCAGCAGGCCTCGATCAGGGAGGAGGCGGCCAGGTGA
- a CDS encoding PQQ-dependent sugar dehydrogenase encodes MPKVLRCLVAALLVAALSAPPAAAQPDTPVADPIPEKPITPGLTLTLEEFAAFPKTDTVPPPVDPRLVRWARVNYLGQLPDGRVYVPDLNGKLYFLKDGVPHVYLDVGAAFAPDFISGRGLGSGFGFVTFHPEFAKNGKFYTVHTEAGAALTTKTPDFPPQPNHVVQGVIDEWTATDPKADTFQGTRREVLRLGFGSNIHGIQQIDFNPTAKPGDEDYGLLYIAAGDGGRGVTTDMPQDLGGPYGKLLRIDPTDTSAGTYGIPATNPFVNREGALKEIYAVGMRDPHRFSWDPQAGNRMFLGHIGEHAIEAVYEVRAGDNFGWSVREGAFVFKKEDRCNLYTLPEGDEQFGFTYPVAAYDHDPPPGHSCTADSGHAIVGGMVYRGERLPALKGKYVFGDIVDGRVFFTEAAQMRRTRKERAPIFQFQLRDASGKRVTMAQLAGHNRVDLRFGVDGQGELYALSKANGKIWKITGARWEKPDVLPTLQNDLVAAYDFDHPVIGDPAKEADQGYSGTAISLVNGGDRMRVEDGAHPGSTRSMQAQQVEPATAGNDDWKAGIYAEAGVPRLRPFNAVKGVTIMGWFKMTGQNPSPNSNSANPDDRYGAIGLAGVLSGNSQGHDVRALLELITVNGEMRVVALGRRVDGGSSQTFAADEPWESVLPMNTWVFLAATFDYDTGAMALYKNGRALPGSYTLTGDPWGVEGEPEPDLASATDPRGIKIGGSYPQNTRENNPCNCRMDSLMFLDRVVSPLEIWGQYKLATMRTR; translated from the coding sequence ATGCCGAAGGTCCTGCGATGCCTGGTCGCGGCGCTCCTGGTGGCCGCGCTGTCGGCACCCCCAGCGGCCGCCCAGCCCGACACCCCCGTAGCCGACCCGATACCCGAGAAGCCGATCACCCCCGGTCTGACGCTCACGCTGGAGGAGTTCGCCGCCTTCCCGAAGACCGACACCGTGCCCCCTCCCGTCGACCCCCGCCTGGTCCGCTGGGCCCGCGTCAACTACCTGGGCCAACTGCCCGACGGCCGCGTGTACGTGCCCGACCTCAACGGCAAGCTGTACTTCCTCAAGGACGGGGTTCCGCACGTCTACCTCGACGTCGGCGCCGCCTTCGCCCCCGACTTCATCTCGGGCCGCGGCCTGGGCAGCGGCTTCGGGTTCGTCACCTTCCATCCCGAGTTCGCGAAGAACGGCAAGTTCTACACCGTCCACACCGAGGCGGGGGCCGCCCTCACCACCAAGACCCCCGACTTCCCGCCCCAGCCGAACCACGTCGTCCAGGGCGTCATCGACGAGTGGACCGCGACCGACCCGAAGGCCGACACCTTCCAGGGCACCCGCAGGGAGGTCCTCAGGCTGGGCTTCGGCAGCAACATCCACGGCATCCAGCAGATCGACTTCAACCCCACCGCCAAGCCCGGCGACGAGGACTACGGCCTGCTCTACATCGCCGCGGGCGACGGCGGCAGGGGCGTGACCACGGACATGCCGCAGGACCTGGGCGGCCCGTACGGCAAGCTGCTTCGCATCGACCCCACGGACACGAGCGCCGGCACGTACGGCATCCCCGCGACGAACCCGTTCGTGAACAGGGAAGGCGCGCTGAAGGAGATCTACGCGGTCGGCATGCGGGACCCGCATCGCTTCAGCTGGGACCCCCAGGCGGGCAACCGGATGTTCCTCGGCCACATCGGCGAGCACGCCATCGAGGCCGTCTACGAGGTGCGCGCTGGCGACAACTTCGGCTGGAGCGTGCGCGAGGGCGCGTTCGTCTTCAAGAAGGAGGACCGCTGCAACCTCTACACCCTGCCGGAGGGCGACGAGCAGTTCGGCTTCACCTACCCCGTCGCCGCCTATGACCACGACCCGCCACCCGGGCACTCCTGCACGGCCGACAGCGGTCACGCGATCGTCGGCGGCATGGTCTACCGGGGCGAGCGGCTGCCCGCGCTGAAGGGCAAGTACGTCTTCGGCGACATCGTGGACGGCCGGGTCTTCTTCACCGAGGCGGCCCAGATGCGCAGGACCAGGAAGGAGCGCGCGCCGATCTTCCAGTTCCAGCTGCGCGACGCCTCGGGCAAGCGGGTGACGATGGCGCAGCTGGCCGGTCACAACCGTGTCGACCTGCGCTTCGGCGTCGACGGCCAGGGCGAGCTCTACGCGCTGTCCAAGGCGAACGGGAAGATCTGGAAGATCACCGGAGCGCGGTGGGAGAAGCCCGACGTGCTGCCGACGCTGCAGAACGACCTGGTCGCGGCCTACGACTTCGACCACCCCGTGATCGGCGACCCGGCCAAGGAGGCCGACCAGGGCTACTCGGGCACCGCGATCAGCCTGGTCAACGGCGGCGATCGGATGCGGGTCGAGGATGGCGCGCACCCCGGCAGCACCCGGTCGATGCAGGCCCAGCAGGTCGAACCGGCGACGGCGGGCAACGACGACTGGAAGGCGGGGATCTACGCTGAGGCGGGCGTGCCGAGGCTGCGGCCGTTCAACGCGGTCAAGGGCGTCACCATCATGGGCTGGTTCAAGATGACCGGCCAGAACCCGAGCCCGAACTCCAACAGCGCCAACCCGGACGACCGCTATGGCGCGATCGGCCTCGCGGGGGTGCTGAGCGGCAACTCCCAGGGCCATGACGTGCGGGCGCTGCTCGAGCTCATCACCGTCAACGGGGAGATGCGCGTCGTGGCGCTGGGCCGCAGGGTCGACGGCGGCAGTTCCCAGACCTTCGCGGCCGACGAGCCGTGGGAGAGCGTCCTGCCGATGAACACGTGGGTGTTCCTGGCCGCGACGTTCGACTACGACACGGGCGCGATGGCCCTGTACAAGAACGGCCGCGCGCTGCCGGGTTCGTACACGCTGACCGGTGACCCGTGGGGCGTCGAGGGCGAGCCCGAGCCCGACCTCGCCTCGGCGACCGACCCCAGGGGCATCAAGATCGGCGGCAGCTATCCGCAGAACACCCGCGAGAACAACCCGTGCAACTGCCGGATGGACAGCCTGATGTTCCTCGACAGGGTCGTCTCCCCGCTGGAGATCTGGGGCCAGTACAAGCTGGCCACCATGCGGACCCGCTGA